TTCAGGCCGATTAGCGCCTGTCCCTCGCGCGGCCAATCGCCCTCAATCTCCCAATGCCCGTTGAGGGCACGCACCGCATCAACGTCAATACCGGCCAGCAGGTATGGGGAGCGGTTGATCCGGATCGTCTCGTAGCGGTAGGCGGCGGTGGCCAGCTCGTCGACGGTGTATCCGGATGCGGCGGCGACGGCGGCGTCCACGACCCCCAGGTCGGAGTCGCTGATGCGGGCCGCGCCCGATCCGCCCCCATCAGTCCCTTCGGCTGCATTGCCCGCGTCCGCATCCGCGGCGGGTGGGTCGCCAACGACTGAACCCGTGCCGGCCGCAATGGGCATCACGATGAGATTGGCACCGTACTGACGCATCTGGGCACTCATCTGGGCGGGCACGGCCAGACAGATCGCGGCCAGGCAGAACAGGGCGGCCGCCCCCACCATTGAGGAACCGACCGCGGCGAGGGCGCGCGAGCGGCGCCTAAGCATGGCGCCGATAAGCATGGTGGCAAACATGCGCCGATTGGTCATGGGCCGATTGGTCATGGGCCGGCGGAGTCGATCGTTCATCGAGCCCCCTCACCGCTTGTGCAGGGCGGTTGCGGGCTGGATCTTCAAGATGGTGCGCATGGAGGAGGCGGTGGCCACCAGCAGTACCAGCGTCACCAGCACGGCGACCAGCACGTACACCATCGGCCGCATGGTAATGGAGGAGCCGAAGACCACCTGCCCGATCAGTTGGGCCACGCCGGAGCCCGCCAGCGCCCCCAGCACCGTGCCAACCAGGCCAAGTACGGCGGTCTCGGCCAGTATCAACCGGTTGATGGACGCCGAGGAGGCGCCCACGGCCTTGAGCAGGGCGAACTCGCCGGTGCGTTCCACCAGTGAGGCCGTGGTCAGGGAGGCGACGGCGAGGACCGCGGCCAGCAGGCTCAAAGCGGTCATCAGGATCATCAGCGCCTGAGTCTTTTCCAGCACCTTGCCCTCAACGGCGGCGACCTGTCGCACCTGCTTGGCGACCGCCCCGGGCATGACCTCCTCGATCTGGTAGGCGATGGATGAGGCATAGGCGGTGCAGTACCAGGTCTCCCACTCGGCAGCGGATAGCACATTGGGGTTGCGGGCCGCCTTGCGAGACAGGTCGTTCTCCGGGGTGGTCAAGGCCTTGACCTCGACCTGATCGACCTGGCCGACGTGTCCGGTGAGCTCCTGGACAACCGCCAGCGGCGCGTAGAGGGAGGCTTCATCGTCGTCGCCGGAGGTGTACACGCCGGTGATGGCCAGGGCGCGCTCGCCGGATGCGGTGGACAGGGTGAGAGTGTCACCGGTGGTCACGCCCAGGCGCTGGGCGAGGGCGGTGCCCACAACCGCCTCATCGGCGTCGTCGGCGGGCCACGCCCCCTCCAGGGTCCACCAGGAGCGCAAGGTGGTGACTCCGGCGGTGGCGGTCTGCCCTGTGGGCAGGTCCAGTTCTTTGTCAAACCAGGTGCCGGTGACGGTCAGGTCGGTGGCCTGAGCGGAGGTGGAGGATACGTCCACGCGACCGGTGAGCCCGGCGGCGAAGTCGACGATGTTGTAGGCCCAGAAGATCGTCTTGATGCCCGGCACCTCGTCCTCGTCAATGAATGCGGTCGCCTCGGCGTCCTCGTCGGTCTCGTACAGGCTGGACACCACGGCGTCGGCCCTGGGCCTGACCACGATATTGGAACCGTATGCGGTCAACTCGGCATTCAGTTTGTCTCCGACGTCCAACACAACACCGAGCATGGCCACGGACACGCAGGCGCACAGCGCCACGGTCAGGCCGATCAGGGAGCGCCGCCACAGCTGGCGGGTGAAGGAGCGGTGAAGTACCCGGGCGAAGAACATTCAGGCGAACACCTCCGCCCCCTCTTCCAGGACGGACAGCGGCACGCTCACCGCGCCGTCGGTCACCGTGAACTCGATGGGGATCGGGTTGCAGCCGCCCTTGAATCCGATGGTGGCGGGGTTGATGGCCACATCGCAGCGCTTGCAGATGATCTTGCCGTCGGCTTCGAAGTAACCGGCCGGTCCGCAGGATTCGCAGGCGTCCAAGCCCACCCCGTAGGCGCCGCCGTTCTTCAGGATCATGATGAAGCGGACCTCAGTGCCTCCTGAGGCCTGGTAGGCGAAGCGGTGCAGGTGCCCGTCAGCCAGGGTGGTGGCGGGCACGACGGCGGCGTCGCCGGCCAGCTCGTAGGGTTCCGGGTCGGACAGGGTGGGTACCTCGTTGACCTTGGCCACGGCCACGGTGCGGGTAGCCACCAGGGCGGCGAATCCCGCTGTCGAGGCGAGCACCCACCTGCGTGAGCGGCGACGGTCTGCCCGCAGGGCCCGCGTGCGCGCTGGATTGGGCGCTGCCGGAGTCGGCCCCAACACCCGCACCAGGGCGATGACCATAGGGACGAGCCAAAGCGCGGCGATTGCGAGCAGGATGAAGCCGCCGGCGTTATTGGTCACCCAGGTCATGACTCGGAAGCCGGTCCCACCGAGCCTGATCCGGTGAGCGGACTGCAACACCCGCACCAGCTGGGCCAGATGCGTCAACCCGAAGAGGAAGGTGAACACCAGCAGAGTCAGACGGGTTAGGCCCACGGGCGCCCGCCGGACCGTGCGGTAGTAGCTGAAGGCCAGCACCGCCACGGCCACCCAACCGGCGATGAAGCCCAGCACGCGCAGCAGCATCTGCGAGGACAGCACCTCCTCTCCCGGCTCGATGAAGGCGGCCAGTTGCAGTACCACCTCCGGCACCGCACGGAAGAAGGCCAGTGCGATCGCCAGGCAGGAGAGGACTTGCGCTGCTGCGCCCAGCCGCCCGTCCCCACCCCAGGTGGGGCGGCGGACCATCAGGGCGAGGATCATAACCAGGGCCATATCCACAATCACGCAGGCGATAAGGGTGGAAATGTTGACGCTGGTGCGCCGGTCGATCACCGAGGTGGCCCGCAGTGCCGCGAAGACCAGCGCCCCGGCGGTGCCGGTCAGGGCAGACACCAGGCGCCAGCGGCTGGCACGCGGCCACCCCTCCACGGATGCCGGTGTCAGCACCGCCGCCAGGGCGGCGTACAGCAGGAATGGCAGCGTGACCCCTCCAACAACGGAAACGAAACGTTCCAGCACTGCGAAGGTGCTCCTCTCGATATCGGTTGCCTATATCTGTTCGCCGGTTCCTGCGGGCCGCGCGGCGGCGGCGCGCTCACCGCGGGTTCACCACTCCATGGGGGTGTAGTCCCAGTCCCAGGTGAGCTCGATGGGTTCGGTCCAGAAGCGACCCTTGACGCCGGTGTCGGGATCGGTGTGCAGCACCCAGCCGTTCTCCTCCGGACTGTGGATGGTGATGGTGACCTTGTACTGGCCCGCATCCCCCAGGGCGATGTTGCCGCCGTAGTGGGGACCGTCGGAGGCGTTCATCTGCATGAAGGTGCCCTCCACCACCTCGCCGGAGCCGTCTGCGCGGGCGATGGAGTAATCCACGGTCAGGCCGGGAACGAAGTCGCCGGCGCCGTAGCCGAGGGTGTTGTCGGCCAGGGCGGTTACATCCGCTTCCAGGTGCAGGTCCGCCTGCGAGGCGGGCAGTCCGGCGGCGCCGGCGGGCTCCATGTCCACCGGCCGGAAGTAGACCAGGTTGACGCTGATCTGGCCCTCGGCCTCTTGGTCCTCCTGGGATTCGTTGACGCTGAACTCCTCGAATCCGGCCTCGTTACCGGCGTCATCACCGGAGTCCGCGGCGGCCTGCGTGGCAGCATCGGAGGAGGCGTCTGCGGCCTTGTCGGAGGAGCAGGCGGCCAGGCCGAGGGTCCCGGCCAGGACGAGCGCTCCAGCGGCACTGACGAGTTTGAGGGATCGCATGGGGTGACTTCCTTTGCGGTTGATCGGGTACTTATTCGGTTGCCCCGGACTTCCCGGCCGCGTCGTCTGCCCCTGCCGCGGCGACGTCAACACGGCGGTGACGCAGCACGGAGGCAACGGACAGGGCGATCACGACTACGGCCATGAAGGCCTGGAACAGGAGGGTCTCCCGGTAGGGGTACAGGCCCAGGTAGTCATACGTGGGCCATCCCTGAATATAGGTAGCCGGGATGATGTCGCCCTCAATGAGGGCGTGGACGCCGCCGCCGGCGAAGATGACGACGAGGACGGCCATGAGGAGACTCGTGATGGCGAAGAAGGGCCGCAGCGGAATCCTCACACTGGTGAAGCGGATGAGCAGGAAGATGACCACGAGCACCGCCACACCCGCGGCGAATCCCTGCCAAATACTGGCAGAGCCGCCGGGATCCATGGCAAACAGGGCCTCGTAGAACAATACGGTCTCGGCACCCTCACGGAACACTGCCAGGAATGACAAGGAGGCCAGGGCCCAGAATCCGCCGTCGGAGATGGAGGCCTCGGTCCTGTCCTTGATGTAGCGGTTCCAGGAAGCCACCGAGGACTTCGACAGCATCCAGTTGGATGTGAACAGCAGCATGACCATGGCCACCAGCGCCACCACGCCCTCAAGGATCTCCTGGTGGGCAGAGGCGGAGTCGTACAGCCAGGCGAATGCCAGCGCCACCAGGCCGGAGCAGGCCAGACCCGCCGCCAGACCGCCGTAGATGTACTTGACCCGGTCCTTCATACCCACCTTGAGCAGGTAGCCGATCACAGCGGCAACCACGAGGATCGCTTCCAGGCCCTCGCGCAGCAGGATCAAGAAAGCCTGCCCGAAGGACCCGGTGATAAATGCCTTGATGGGGCTGATGCTCTCGGCAGCCCCGCCGTCCAGAGCGGCGGCGTCCTCACTCAGATAGCGCTTGAGGAGCTCGGCGTCGGCGGTGATCGTCTCGATGTCCTCGCCACCCATCATGGCCTTGCGCACGATCTTGAACTGGTTCTCCACCTGAGAGACCCGATCGCCGGATATGGCCGCCATGACGGTCTTTTCGAAGCCTAGCTTCTCGTAGTAGCCGTAGTAGGCGGTGTTGACCTGGGCGGCGCCGCCCTTCCCATCACCCGCCGCCGCCTTGGCCACGCCGGAGTCGATGAGTTCATTCATCTCATCGGCCACCTCGCCCCAGGTGCGCTCGCCGCGCCCCTCATTGACCCTGGTCGTGCTGGCCTGGAGCTCGGCCCGCTCGGTGGCGATGGTGGCGGCCTGCTCGGCGGCGTAGGTGCGCGGGTCGGCCAGATCGCCTAGGCCGTCGAGACGCGCGGCGGTGTCGGCCAGGGAGTCGGACAGTTCCGTGACGCCAGAGCTGATTGTCTCGTCATTGTCGGCGGTGTATGCGGCCCGGCGCAGATCGGTGAAGGCCTGCCGCTGCTCGGCGGCGACCTCCGCCCCGAGGTTCTCGGTGGTGACGACCTGCAGGTTGGACGCTACGTAACCTGAGTTGTAGGCGCGTTGGAAGGCAGCGGCGGCCCCGGAGGTGTCGCCGGAGGTGTAGGACTCCACGGCGTCTTCGAGCTGATTGGAGATGGCCTGCGCCACCGCGGTCCAGGAGTCGTAGTCCGTATCCGCTTGCGCCGCCCGCGCTGTGGTCCACCCGTGCGAAAAAGCACCGGTGAGCAGCAGCAGAACCGCTCCGAGAACGACGGCGACGCGTACCGGCTGGGGCGCGGGGCGGGTGTGGACCGGGTCTTGGGGCATGCGAGCGGGTTCCTTCACGTGCTGAGCAAGGCGGGCGGCCAGTCCGTTCGTAGGCGAACGGATAGGTGAGCCAGACCTGTATCCGAAAGACTAGGCTCACTTAAATGGTTGCGTCAAAACCGGTCGGGTGTAGAGCTGACCGGGCGTCATGATCGGATACTCGACGTAGGACCAGGTCAGGAAGGGTGCATGCACGCATTGAAGGCCCCTGGCGGGCTCGACCAGACTTGGCGATTCAATGCCACCGGCTGCCACTGGAGCGTGCATACATGCTCGCCCCTGACCGACACGCTGCGCGAGAAGATCACGGCGCGCATAGACGCCTTCGAGGACGTCTGGTCGCGCTTTCGCGCCGGATCGCTGGTGCGCCGGGCCGCCGCCGGAGGTCTTCCCCGGCGGGTTGACGGCGGAGTGGAGCTGAGTCTGCCTGCGGGCTCGAGCACGCTGCTGGACCTGTACGACCGGCTGCATGCGGCCACCGGTGGGCGCATTGATCCCTTGGCCGGCGCAGACCTGGCGGAGCTCGGTTACGACGCCGATTACAGCTTCGTGGTACGCGATGGCGCCGCACAACGCCTGGGCGCGGCGCACGGACGCCCCACCTGGGCGGCCTGGGCTCGCCACGACGGCGACCGCCTAGTGTTGCGCGAGCCGGCGCTTGTCGACGTCGGTGCGGCCGGGAAGGGATTCCTTGCCGACCTGCTCGCCGGCTGGCTGCAAGAGGCCGCCCACGAGGAGTACCTGATCGATGCCGGCGGGGACCTGCTGGTGCGCAGCTGCGAGCCGGTACGCATCGGCCTGGAGCTTCCCGGGGTGGGCGGCAGCATCCCGGGCGCGCAAGGCATCCAGGGCGCGCAAGGCAATGCGACGACCCACGAAGCGGGCGGAAGCACTGGGGATGTGATCGGCGCGGTGGAGCTGACCGACGGTGCCGTATGCGCCTCGGGCCTATCCCACCGCACCTGGGGTCCGGGCCTGCACCACATCCTGGATGCGCACACGGGTCTGCCGGTGGCGGGGGCGAGCGCCGTCGTCGCCTCTTGGACGGTGGCACGCGGCTGCGCCGAGGCAGATGGGCTGGCCACGGCGCTGTTCGTGGCCGATCCGGCCCGCCTGGCAGCAGCCGGATTCGCCTACGACTTCGCCCTGCTGCGGGCTGACGGCTCCGCCGCCACCTCCCGCACCTGGAGCGACCTGCCCGCCGAGCTCTTCACCACCCCTCACCGAGTTCGGTCGAAATAACCACCGAGGTCGGTCGAAATAACCACCGAGGTCGGTCCGATCCGAGCCAGCTACTCAGGCGCGGACACGAATGGTGGGCATGCCGATTGACACCGGCGCCGCATCCGGCTCCGGCTCCGCGCGGGCCTCACGGCGCCGCCGCTCCCAGGCGTCCCCGGCGCGGGTGCGCCGCACCTCGAACAGGGCGGGGCCGTCATCTGGCCAGATGCGGTCCCCGGCGCTGCGCCCCGCATCACCCCTGAGCGCCCCGCCGGCTCCGCCGCAGCGGGCGGAGTCCGCAATGAGGTTGTGGGGGGCGCCATGCGTAACCCGGACGGTGAGCATGTCACCGGGCCGCGGGGCACCGGCTCCATAGTCGCCAGCCGCCAGCCCGGACGGCACAGCAGCGTGCACCAGGCGGTTGTCGGCGGCGCGCCCGGAGACGCGCGCCGTAGCCCGGTCACGACGCCCCTCCCCCTCGGCCACAAGGATTTCGACGACGCGCCCCTCCTGGCGCTCGTTCTCCTCCTGGGCGATGCGCCGAACCAGCTGGTCCAGACGGGCGTAGCGCTCCTTGACCACCTCGGTGGGCACCTGATCAGGCATACCAGCGGCCGGAGTGCCCGGGCGCGGGGAGAATTCGAAGGTGAAGGCGGAGGCGAAGCGGGCCTGCTCGACGACGTCGAGGGTCGCCTGGAAGTCCTCCTCGGTCTCCCCAGGAAAGCCGACGATCAGGTCGGTGGTGATGGCGGCCTCGGGGATCCGTTCGCGCACGCGCTCCAAAATGTCCAGGAACCGCCGAGTACGGTAGGAGCGGCGCATTGCCCGCAGGATCCGGTCCGAGCCGGACTGCAGCGGCATGTGCAGGCTAGGCATAACGGTGGGTGTGTCGGCCATGGCGTCGATGACGTCGTCGGTGAAGGCCGCCGGGTGCGGGCTGGTGAAGCGCACCCGCTCGATGCCCTCCACGTTCCCAGCCGCGCGCAGCAGGCCCGCGAAGGCGCCGCGCTCACCGAAGCCGACTCCGTAGGAGTTGACGTTCTGCCCTAGCAGGGTGACCTCAATGGCGCCCTGGGCGGCCACGGCCTCCACCTCCGCCAGCACATCCCCGGGGCGCCGATCGCGCTGCTTGCCGCGCAGGGAGGGCACGATGCAGAAGGTGCAGGTGTTGTTGCAGCCCACCGCGATGGACACCCAGGCGGCGTAGGCGGATTCGCGCCGTGTAGGCAAAGTGGAGGGGAAGACCTTCAGGGACTCCTCGATCTCCACGGCGGCCTCGCGGTTGTGACGGGCGCGGTCCAGCAAGGCGGGCAGCACGTCGATGTTGTGGGTGCCGAAAACGACGTCGACCCATGGGGCCTTCTCGACGATCCCCTCCCCCATCTGCTGGGCCAGGCAGCCGGCCACGGCGATCTGCATGCCGGGGCGCTCCCGCTTGACGGCGGCGAGTTGTCCGAGATTGCCGAACAGGCGGGTGGCGGCATTCTCCCGCACGGAGCAAGTGTTGATGATCACCACATCGGCACCACCGTCGCCGGCGGTGGTGGCGCGCGCGGCGACCTCGGGAACGTCCTCGGCGCGGCGGTACCCGGCCTGTTCCAGCAGGCCGGCCATGTGCTCGGAGTCGTGGACATTCATCTGGCAGCCGAGGGTGCGCACATGGTAGGTGCGCGGCAGCCGTCCGCGCGACGGGACGGCACTGGGGGCGGCCGCGGCGCGGGTACCACCGACGGTGCCGCCGGCTTGGCCGACATCACTGGCGCGGGGAGCTTCGAGCATGGTCATCGTCAGGCAGTCTAAATGATCGACTCCCAAGCACGGGAAGATCCGAAGCACGCCGCTAACGGCGCCCACAACCGCGCCCCTCGGCACCTGACTGCAGGTGGAGGGCTCACACGCAGGTCAACGAATACGCGCGTGAATTTTGTAACAACGACGCCCAGTCGTTGTAATGCCTCGGAAACACGACCGGTCCATTCCCGACACGGCCACGGTATGTCATAAGGCATATGAGTGACTCTTCGTCCGCCCCCGCCCGCACTGTCGCAGCCGAGCCGATCATATCCGCCGCGGGCGGCGGCCGCCCCGGTGGACGCGACGTGCTCGTCGAACTCATCGACGTCAACAAGCACTTCGGTGATCTGCATGTGCTCAAGGACATCAATCTGTCCGTCCACCGGCAGGAGGTGGTCGTCGTCCTGGGGCCGTCGGGCTCGGGCAAGTCGACCCTGTGCCGCACCATCAACCGGCTGGAGTCCATCGATGCCGGCACGATTCGCATTGACGGGCAGGAACTGCCGCAGGAGGGCAAGGAGTTGGCCGGACTGCGGGCGGAGGTCGGCATGGTCTTCCAGTCCTTCAACCTGTTCGCCAACAAGACGATCCTGGACAACGTCACTTTGGGCCCCATCAAGGTCCGCGGCGCCTCCAAGAGCGAGGCCGAGGCGGAGGCCCGTCGGCTGTTGCAGCGTGTGGGAGTCGACTCCCAGGCCTCCAAGTTCCCGGCCCAGCTGTCCGGCGGGCAGCAACAGCGCGTCGCAATCGCCCGTGCCCTGGCGATGCGGCCCAA
This genomic stretch from Actinomyces qiguomingii harbors:
- a CDS encoding DUF2318 domain-containing protein, with protein sequence MLERFVSVVGGVTLPFLLYAALAAVLTPASVEGWPRASRWRLVSALTGTAGALVFAALRATSVIDRRTSVNISTLIACVIVDMALVMILALMVRRPTWGGDGRLGAAAQVLSCLAIALAFFRAVPEVVLQLAAFIEPGEEVLSSQMLLRVLGFIAGWVAVAVLAFSYYRTVRRAPVGLTRLTLLVFTFLFGLTHLAQLVRVLQSAHRIRLGGTGFRVMTWVTNNAGGFILLAIAALWLVPMVIALVRVLGPTPAAPNPARTRALRADRRRSRRWVLASTAGFAALVATRTVAVAKVNEVPTLSDPEPYELAGDAAVVPATTLADGHLHRFAYQASGGTEVRFIMILKNGGAYGVGLDACESCGPAGYFEADGKIICKRCDVAINPATIGFKGGCNPIPIEFTVTDGAVSVPLSVLEEGAEVFA
- a CDS encoding FAD:protein FMN transferase, whose amino-acid sequence is MHALKAPGGLDQTWRFNATGCHWSVHTCSPLTDTLREKITARIDAFEDVWSRFRAGSLVRRAAAGGLPRRVDGGVELSLPAGSSTLLDLYDRLHAATGGRIDPLAGADLAELGYDADYSFVVRDGAAQRLGAAHGRPTWAAWARHDGDRLVLREPALVDVGAAGKGFLADLLAGWLQEAAHEEYLIDAGGDLLVRSCEPVRIGLELPGVGGSIPGAQGIQGAQGNATTHEAGGSTGDVIGAVELTDGAVCASGLSHRTWGPGLHHILDAHTGLPVAGASAVVASWTVARGCAEADGLATALFVADPARLAAAGFAYDFALLRADGSAATSRTWSDLPAELFTTPHRVRSK
- the miaB gene encoding tRNA (N6-isopentenyl adenosine(37)-C2)-methylthiotransferase MiaB; the protein is MLEAPRASDVGQAGGTVGGTRAAAAPSAVPSRGRLPRTYHVRTLGCQMNVHDSEHMAGLLEQAGYRRAEDVPEVAARATTAGDGGADVVIINTCSVRENAATRLFGNLGQLAAVKRERPGMQIAVAGCLAQQMGEGIVEKAPWVDVVFGTHNIDVLPALLDRARHNREAAVEIEESLKVFPSTLPTRRESAYAAWVSIAVGCNNTCTFCIVPSLRGKQRDRRPGDVLAEVEAVAAQGAIEVTLLGQNVNSYGVGFGERGAFAGLLRAAGNVEGIERVRFTSPHPAAFTDDVIDAMADTPTVMPSLHMPLQSGSDRILRAMRRSYRTRRFLDILERVRERIPEAAITTDLIVGFPGETEEDFQATLDVVEQARFASAFTFEFSPRPGTPAAGMPDQVPTEVVKERYARLDQLVRRIAQEENERQEGRVVEILVAEGEGRRDRATARVSGRAADNRLVHAAVPSGLAAGDYGAGAPRPGDMLTVRVTHGAPHNLIADSARCGGAGGALRGDAGRSAGDRIWPDDGPALFEVRRTRAGDAWERRRREARAEPEPDAAPVSIGMPTIRVRA
- a CDS encoding FTR1 family iron permease codes for the protein MPQDPVHTRPAPQPVRVAVVLGAVLLLLTGAFSHGWTTARAAQADTDYDSWTAVAQAISNQLEDAVESYTSGDTSGAAAAFQRAYNSGYVASNLQVVTTENLGAEVAAEQRQAFTDLRRAAYTADNDETISSGVTELSDSLADTAARLDGLGDLADPRTYAAEQAATIATERAELQASTTRVNEGRGERTWGEVADEMNELIDSGVAKAAAGDGKGGAAQVNTAYYGYYEKLGFEKTVMAAISGDRVSQVENQFKIVRKAMMGGEDIETITADAELLKRYLSEDAAALDGGAAESISPIKAFITGSFGQAFLILLREGLEAILVVAAVIGYLLKVGMKDRVKYIYGGLAAGLACSGLVALAFAWLYDSASAHQEILEGVVALVAMVMLLFTSNWMLSKSSVASWNRYIKDRTEASISDGGFWALASLSFLAVFREGAETVLFYEALFAMDPGGSASIWQGFAAGVAVLVVIFLLIRFTSVRIPLRPFFAITSLLMAVLVVIFAGGGVHALIEGDIIPATYIQGWPTYDYLGLYPYRETLLFQAFMAVVVIALSVASVLRHRRVDVAAAGADDAAGKSGATE
- a CDS encoding iron transporter, which gives rise to MRSLKLVSAAGALVLAGTLGLAACSSDKAADASSDAATQAAADSGDDAGNEAGFEEFSVNESQEDQEAEGQISVNLVYFRPVDMEPAGAAGLPASQADLHLEADVTALADNTLGYGAGDFVPGLTVDYSIARADGSGEVVEGTFMQMNASDGPHYGGNIALGDAGQYKVTITIHSPEENGWVLHTDPDTGVKGRFWTEPIELTWDWDYTPMEW
- a CDS encoding amino acid ABC transporter ATP-binding protein, whose translation is MSDSSSAPARTVAAEPIISAAGGGRPGGRDVLVELIDVNKHFGDLHVLKDINLSVHRQEVVVVLGPSGSGKSTLCRTINRLESIDAGTIRIDGQELPQEGKELAGLRAEVGMVFQSFNLFANKTILDNVTLGPIKVRGASKSEAEAEARRLLQRVGVDSQASKFPAQLSGGQQQRVAIARALAMRPKVMLFDEPTSALDPEMVKEVLDVMAELAAEGMTMIIVTHEMGFARQAADRVVFMADGAIVEEAAPDEFFTSPRTERAKDFLSKLITH
- a CDS encoding ABC transporter permease; protein product: MFFARVLHRSFTRQLWRRSLIGLTVALCACVSVAMLGVVLDVGDKLNAELTAYGSNIVVRPRADAVVSSLYETDEDAEATAFIDEDEVPGIKTIFWAYNIVDFAAGLTGRVDVSSTSAQATDLTVTGTWFDKELDLPTGQTATAGVTTLRSWWTLEGAWPADDADEAVVGTALAQRLGVTTGDTLTLSTASGERALAITGVYTSGDDDEASLYAPLAVVQELTGHVGQVDQVEVKALTTPENDLSRKAARNPNVLSAAEWETWYCTAYASSIAYQIEEVMPGAVAKQVRQVAAVEGKVLEKTQALMILMTALSLLAAVLAVASLTTASLVERTGEFALLKAVGASSASINRLILAETAVLGLVGTVLGALAGSGVAQLIGQVVFGSSITMRPMVYVLVAVLVTLVLLVATASSMRTILKIQPATALHKR